The genomic interval AATTGGAGAGAATGTAGCGCAAGGGGTATGGCCAATTGGAAAGCATATCGTAAAATGGGAAGTAGAAGATCGGTGTGGAAATACAGCGAAAGCAAGTTTCATATTGGATTTACGAAATTGCAAACCACCGACAGCGTATTGTTTAAATGGATTATCTACGAATTTAACACCGATGGATTTAGACGGAGATGGGATACCAGATACGGCAATGGATTCTGTATGGGCAAAAGATTTTGATGCAGGTTCGTATCACAATTGTGGATATTATGTGAGTTTAAGTTTTTCATCCGATACGAATGATAAATATATCGTGTGCGATTGCGATAGTATTGGAAAACGGGATGTAGAATTATGGGTAACGGATGTGAATGGAAATACGTCGTATTGCCGGACGTTTATAATCATCCAGGACAATAGTGGATTTTGTCCACCGACGATAAAGAATTCAGATGTAAACGGCTTGGTAAGTACAGAAAAAGCAGATCGGGTACAAAATGTAACAATTGAATTGTTGAATGGTGGGATGCAGGAAGTAAAAACGGATATAGAAGGCAAGTATGCATTTAACCAAATAGCAAACGGACAAACGATGACGGTGATGCCAAGTAAAACAGATGGCTGGTTGAATGGAGTCACGACGGCAGATATTGTAAAGATACAGCGTCATATATTAGGCTTAGAACCCTTGGGTTCGGCGTATAAGATGATAGCAGCAGATGTGAATAAGAGTAAGACGATCACCTCTAAAGATGTATCAGATTTGCGAAGATTGATATTAGGAATAACGAATGAGATATCGGGAAATACGAGTTGGAGATTTGTACATCAGTTGTATTCGTTTAATGAATTGAGTAATGCATTGAATGAAAGTTTTCCAGAGAGTTATCAGATCAATCCATTGAATGCAGATATGCAATTAGATTTTTATGCAATCAAGACAGGAGATGTAAATGAGAATGCAGTAACGAAAGGCTTCAATGCAACGCAGAGTAGAAGTAAACAAGTACTGGAATTACAGACAGAGGAATTGAAGTTAAATAAAGAGGAGTCAGGAGAACTAGAAATGAGAGTATTAAATGGAAGTGGATATGAAGGCCTTCAATTTAGTTTACAGTGGGATGTCAAACAACTGGAAGTATTAGGAGTAGAAGTAAATGGAGAATTGAGAATACGCGACGATAATTATTCACTGCAAGGAATTGGAGAAGGCAAGCTAAGCTTTAGTTGGAATGGTGGGATGAAGGATGGAGATTGGATCATAAGAATACAAGTGAGAGCAAAAGCAGCATTGCGAGTATCGGAAGTGATGGTATTAAATTCAGTAATTACGCCAGCGTTATCGGTAGTTAAGGGAAGTGAAGAAGAAGGCAATGTAGTGTTGAGTTACCGGGGCATGCTGGAAGAAGAATTTGTAGTATTACAGAATGAACCAAATCCATGGACGCACCAGACGAGTATCGGAATGTTGTTGCCACAAAATGGAGAAGTAACCATAAGTGTATATGACATTACGGGTAAAGTATACTTAAAGGAAAGGAAAGAGATGCGTAAAGGGTATAATGAATATAGTCTGGATAAATCACAATTACCAAATGCAGGAGTGTATTATTATCAGGTAGATTATAGGGAACATACGGTAACCCGGAAGATGGTGATATTAGAATAGAACAAAAATCTAAATAAATTTAGTGAATTTGGCTTCGGCCAGAAGAAATAAAGCAGCCATTGTTCCAAAGCAATGGCTGTTTTTATTAAAAAATATTAAAAAATATTATAATATATAAAAAATAGTATTAAGTTTGCACTTGGAATAATTCCCAAATAATTCCATTCTTTAGAGTTCAGCGTTTTTAGCGAGGTATTTTCTTTTTAAAATTCTACAACATGAAAATTACTACTTCGCTGAATTTGTATATTATTTTATTTTTAATGGCTACAACCAATGCAGTTAATGCAGGGATTGTATTTGATGGAGGTTTAAGTACAAATGCACCTCCACCTGTAATTGGTGGTTTTCTTATGACTCCATTTCCAGCGGACACAAGAGCGCTTTTTAATGATGAAACTCAAGTTCCTGTACCTGCGAGATGTGTACGTAATCTTGAATTTTCAGAGGCAGCCAGTCATAGGGTAATTCAGAATGGTTGGGCGACTTGGTCTCATGGATATTTAGGAGATGTATATTTTGTAACTAGTCAAACAGTGACAATAAGCTTACCCTCAAAAACAAATGCTTTTTATTGTTATATTGAATCTAATGATTTTGCAGTATATACTGTTGAGGCCGCAGCAAATGACGGTACCACTTCCGGACCAATTCCAGTTAGTGGAAATGCCGGTGCTACAGGGTTCGCTTTTTATACCTCAGGGAATTGTAATTTAACTTCCATTACCATCACAGTGGGAACAGGATCCAGTGGATTTGCAGTAGGTGAGTTTGGAATTAATTTGGAATGTTGTGGGGCTAGTGGTGCATTAGCTTGTAAGAATGTAAATGTTTCACTAGATGAGTTTTGTCAAGCACTAATTACACCTCAAATGTTATTGACAGGTGATTATATTTGCTATGATGCATTTAAAGTAGAATTAACGCATTATGGCAAACCTGTTGGCAATCCGATCGATTCGCATTATTTAAATCAGCATATTATAGCAACCGTTTTAGACACCATAACAGGTAATTCCTGTTGGAGTGATATATTGATAGAGGATAAGTTAGCTCCATCGATAATATGCAGAGCGGATACTACAGATTGTTATACATTTCAACACGACTTTCCATTAAACTATGAAGGATCTGATTGTAGTCATTATACTGTAAAGACAATCAATGAACAGGTTGAGCATTTTGAATGTAATGATGAATATTTAAAGGCTGTGTACAGAGAAATATTGATCACGGATTATAATGGGAATACGGATCAATGTACAGATACGATCTTAGTAGAGCGAATCAAAGCAGAAGATGTTTATTTACCAGATACTGAAGTAACCTTATATTGCGAATTTCAATATTCTACAGATGAGAATGGTCACCCAAGTCCATATATAACTGGCTTACCCTATACCTATACGCACGATGGAAGTTTGATCTATATATGGCCTCTTAATCTTTTACTGGATTGTAATATATTAGTGAGTTATGAAGATTTAGATTTAGGGGAGATCAATTGTGTGCGCAAGATCATGCGGAGCTGGACGGTACGGGAATGGTGGTGTAATACAGAAATAACAAGAACACAATTACAAATAATAATAATAAAAGACACAACGGCACCGGTCATTACCCATGCACCGTATGGATTTGAAGCGACGACTGGAAGAAGAGATTGCGAAGCGAGAGTGTTATTGCCGAGTATTGAAGCGGAAGATGCATGTCATAATAAATTGAGAATTGATGTAGCCTATCCAGGTGGAATATTATTAGGTCAGAATGGCGGTTATGTAAATTTACCAGTAGGAGAAGATACCATATATTATAGAGTTTATGATGGCTGTTATAATTTGACGGAGCATTATATAATAATCCATGTACGGGATGAAACAGAACCAGTAGCAGTGTGTGATCGCAATACGGTGGTAGCCTTAAATCAAAGTGGTTATAATTGGGTACCGGCAGAAATATTTGATGATGGAAGTTTTGATGAATGTGCCTTGCATCATTTTGAAGTGCGCCGAATGGATCCAAACACATGTGGAACCCGCGGAGAAGATGATTGGGGTCCGGAAGTAGGCTTTTGTTGTGAGGATGTAGGCAAGACTGTGATGGTAGGATTTAAAGCCATAGACCATAGTGGTAATGAAGCGATCTGTATGGTGAATGTAGAAGTACAGGATAAAGAAGCACCGCAGATAAGTTGTCCACCAAATATTACAGTGGATTGCAGATTTGATATAGATTTCAATAATTTAGATGTATTTGGAAAAGTAGTAACGGAACAAGCAGATCGGGATACGATCATAATAGATCCAATTTACTGGCATCAAATCGGAGGCCATCCATTAGATGGTTTGGCAAAAGATAATTGTCCACCGACAATCGTCAATACACCTGATTTTAGCAATATAAATCAATGTGGTCTAGGCTATATTATAAGATATTTTAATGCAGAAGATTTACAGGGTAATGTGAGTAATTATTGTAGCCAGTTTATTACGATAATTAATCACGATACGTTTGATATCAACGACATTGATTTTCCGGATGATTACGCGACGTCCGGAATCTGTAATCCAGCTGAATTATTACCGGAGCGATTAACTTATCCATATAATAAGCCGGTAGTAAATGATGATGAATGTAGTTTAATAGGTTACAGTTATCATGATCATGTATTGTCAGCGACCCTACCGGGAGATCCATGTTTTAAAATCATCCGGGTATGGAAAGTAATTGATTGGTGTCAACGCGATATCGATGGCAATGTAATTATCTGGACAGATACCCAATATATAAAAGTAACAAATCTGATAGATCCGATAATCAAACGGGTAAGTCAGGATACAGTGATCTGTAGTTATGATGTAAACTGTCGTCCGATACCGGTAATTTTTTCGATTGAAGCCAGTGATGATTGCACGGATTCGACATTGATGTTGTATACGTATAAGATAGATTTAGATAGTGATGGAACGATAGATATCGTGCGAGCAGGAATTGGAGAGAATGTAGCGCAAGGGGTATGGCCAATTGGAAAGCATATCGTAAAATGGGAAGTAGAAGATCGGTGTGGAAATACAGCGAAAGCAAGTTTCATATTGGATTTACGAAATTGCAAACCACCGACAGCGTATTGTTTAAATGGATTATCTACGAATTTAACACCGATGGATTTAGACGGAGATGGGATACCAGATACGGCAATGGATTCTGTATGGGCAAAAGATTTTGATGCAGGTTCGTATCACAATTGTGGATATTATGTGAGTTTAAGTTTTTCATCCGATACGAATGATAAATATATCGTGTACGATTGCGATAGTATTGGAAAACGGGATGTAGAATTATGGGTAACGGATGTGAATGGAAATACGTCGTATTGCCGGACGTTTATAATCATCCAGGACAATAGTGGATTTTGTCCACCGACGATAAAGAATTCAGATGTAAACGGCTTGGTAAGTACAGAAAAAGCAGATCGGGTACAAAATGTAACAATTGAATTGTTGAATGGCGGGATGCAGGAAGTAAAAACGGATATAGAAGGCAAGTATGCATTTAACCAAATAGCAAACGGACAAACGATGACGGTGATGCCAAGTAAAACAGATGGCTGGTTGAATGGAGTCACGACGGCAGATATTGTAAAGATACAGCGTCATATATTAGGCTTAGAACCCTTGAGTTCGGCGTATAAGATGATAGCAGCAGATGTGAATAAGAGTAAGACGATCACCTCGAAAGATGTATCAGATTTGCGAAGATTGATATTAGGAATAACGAATGAGATATCGGGAAATACGAGTTGGAGATTTGTACATCAGTTGTATTCGTTTAATGAATTGAGTAATGCATTGAATGAAAGTTTTCCAGAGAGTTATCAGATCAATCCATTGAATGCAGATATGCAATTAGATTTTTATGCAATCAAGACAGGAGATGTAAATGAGAATGCAGTAACGAAAGGCTTCAATGCAACGCAGAGTAGAAGTAAACAAGTACTGGAATTACAGACAGAGGAATTGAAGTTAAATAAAGAGGAGTCAGGAGAATTAGAAATGAGAGTATTAAATGGAAGTGGATATGAAGGCCTTCAATTTAGTTTACAGTGGGATGTCAAACAACTGGAAGTATTAGGAGTAGAAGTAAATGGAGAATTGAGAATACGCGACGATAATTATTCACTGCAAGGAATTGGAGAAGGCAAGCTAAGCTTTAGTTGGAATGGTGGGATGAAGGATGGAGATTGGATCATAAGAATACAAGTGAGAGCAAAAGCAGCATTGCGAGTATCGGAAGTGATGGTATTAAATTCAGTAATTACGCCAGCGTTATCGGTAGTTAAGGGAAGTGAAGAAGAAGGTAATGTAGTGTTGAGTTACCGGGGCATGCTGGAAGAAGAATTTGTAGTATTACAGAATGAACCAAATCCATGGACGCATCAGACGAGTATCGGAATGTTGTTACCACAAAATGGAGAAGTAACCATAAGTGTATATGACATTACGGGTAAAGTATACTTAAAGGAAAGGAAAGAGATGCGTAAAGGCTATAATGAATATAGTCTGGATAAATCACAATTACCAAATGCAGGAGTGTATTATTATCAGGTAGATTATAGGAATAATACAATTACAAAAAAGATGGTCATTATAGATTAAATTCGAAAATATTTAAATTCAAATGGTTTTTTTTAATTCTTAAATTAAAAGCCACCAGGAGTAGTTTCTGGAAATAAATAAAATGCCACTAGTTAAACCTAGTGGCATTTTATTTTTATATTAATTGAATATCTGATTCAACATTTTGAGCTCCATTTTAAAAAAACAATATTTTAATTTTGAAAATTTAAAATTATTTGTTTTTACGGTGATCACTGTATAGATTAATTTATATCTGTCTGGCATTCAATGTTTTGACAAGAATAATTGGACTTTGATTGGATCTTAGAAATAAATTATAAAGTATTCAAATGGATATTTAAGACGGATAGAAGTTAAAATATATTTAAAAAAATTATATATATTAATTTTATATGTATATTTGAGTGATTTTATCCATCCCAGGATTAAAACAGTATTATTTTTAGACATAGCGAATGTAGTAAAAACGGATTAACTACATCGATATGCACTACACTAATAACTTAAAGCACATGTGCTTTGTGCTTGCTATTATTTTGTATTTTTTTAATACAAATAATCTTTTAAATGCACAAACTTTTACAACCATAAGTGATGGAAATTGGAGCAATGGATCTATTTGGGCGGGTGGCATAAGTCCTGGCTCTACCATTGATAATTCTGAAATTGTAAATGTTTTACACGAAGTCATTTATGAATTGCCATCAGATTTAATTATTGATGGTGTTTTAAATGTAACAGGTGATACCTTACTAACAGATCCATGTCAAGGCCACTCTGTAATCATAAATAGTACTGGACATTTTAATGTCATAAATGGTGCATTTATAATTCCATTAAAATGTGGCAATATTAGCGCCAATGGAAATCTTTTAAATCATGGAGTTTTTAGATCCACTAACAGTTACCTAGAGATCGCACAAAATTTTCAGTCTGATGGTGGTTCTAGACAATTATTTTTAGGTTGCTTAGTACTCGGAGAAAGTTATACCAATTTGCGAAGTACAGATTCATTAATTCTTACCTGTGTAAAAGTAGGTTTACATGGAACTGGAAATTTTGAAAACTTAGATCCTGCTTTAAGTAGTATATTTTTTGTTGGACATAGTAAAATATTACTTAGAGGTGCAACTGGACACTTTAATAATGCGGGAACACTTTTTGGTGATCCTGGTGCAGAGATAACACATTTGGATGCCGAAAATGGCGACATTATTAACACCGGAACTTGGCTTACACCGCCTGTTTTATCTTGGTGTTGTGGCGGTTCAACATGTCAAGGGCCACTTATGAATCCTGAAAACTGCGATATGGATAATGAACAATGCGGTTGTGAATCAGATTATTGCAGATTGTTTATTAGTTGTCCATCTTTTGATGGTGGTACTTATGCTTGTATTGATGATGTACCAATACCTGATACTTCTTTAGTTATTGTGAATGATACTTGTTTTAATGTTCGATTTGAAGTTCAAGCAGATACTATTGGCGAAGGATGCATTGGTGATACATTAATTATTACGCGATTGTATATTGCAATTGATGACGATGGTGATGCAAACACTTTGGATGAAAGAGATACTTGCATTCAGGTATTTAAAGTAGTGGATAATATTAAACCAATAGTGATTTGTCCTGCAAATTCCACTATTAATTGCAATTCAGATTCATCACCTGCAACAACAGGCACCGCAAGTGCAACAGATAATTGCACGAATGTTGTAACAAATATTTCATTTAATGACGTTCAAAGTGCAGGCTCCTGCAATGATAATTATACCATATCGCGGACCTGGTCAGCGACAGATAGTTGTGGAAATAGCAGCAATCCATGTGTACAAACAATTACTGTACAGGATACAACCAGACCGGTGATCGTATGTCCATTAAATGTTATTGTAAATTGTGAATCTGACAAATCACCTGCAACAACAGGCACCGCAAGTGCAACAGATAATTGCACGAATGTTGTAACAAATATTTCATTTAATGACGTTCAAAGTGCAGGCTCCTGCAATGATAATTATACCATATCGCGGACCTGGTCGGCAACAGATAGTTGTGGAAATAGCAGCAATCCATGTGTGCAAACAATTACTGTACAGGATACAACCAGACCGGTGATCGTATGTCCATTAAATGTTATTGTAAATTGTGAATCTGATAAATCGCCTACAACAACAGGCACCGCAAGTGCAACAGATAATTGCACGAATGTTGTAACAAATATTTCATTTAATGACGTTCAAAGTGCAGGCTCCTGCAATGATAATTATACCATATCGCGGACCTGGTCGGCAACAGATAGTTGTGGAAATAGCAGCAATCCATGTGTACAAACAATTACTGTACAGGATACAACCAGACCGGTGATCGTATGTCCATTAAATGTTATTGTAAATTGTGAATCTGATAAATCGCCTGCAACAACAGGCACCGCAAGTGCAACAGATAATTGCACGAATGTTGTAACAAATATTTTATTTAATGACGTTCAAAGTGCAGGCTCCTGCAATGATAATTATACCATATCGCGGACCTGGTCGGCAACAGATAGTTGTGGAAATAGCAGCAATCCATGTGTACAAACAATTAC from Saprospiraceae bacterium carries:
- a CDS encoding T9SS type A sorting domain-containing protein, encoding MKITTSLNLYIILFLMATTNAVNAGIVFDGGLSTNAPPPVIGGFLMTPFPADTRALFNDETQVPVPARCVRNLEFSEAASHRVIQNGWATWSHGYLGDVYFVTSQTVTISLPSKTNAFYCYIESNDFAVYTVEAAANDGTTSGPIPVSGNAGATGFAFYTSGNCNLTSITITVGTGSSGFAVGEFGINLECCGASGALACKNVNVSLDEFCQALITPQMLLTGDYICYDAFKVELTHYGKPVGNPIDSHYLNQHIIATVLDTITGNSCWSDILIEDKLAPSIICRADTTDCYTFQHDFPLNYEGSDCSHYTVKTINEQVEHFECNDEYLKAVYREILITDYNGNTDQCTDTILVERIKAEDVYLPDTEVTLYCEFQYSTDENGHPSPYITGLPYTYTHDGSLIYIWPLNLLLDCNILVSYEDLDLGEINCVRKIMRSWTVREWWCNTEITRTQLQIIIIKDTTAPVITHAPYGFEATTGRRDCEARVLLPSIEAEDACHNKLRIDVAYPGGILLGQNGGYVNLPVGEDTIYYRVYDGCYNLTEHYIIIHVRDETEPVAVCDRNTVVALNQSGYNWVPAEIFDDGSFDECALHHFEVRRMDPNTCGTRGEDDWGPEVGFCCEDVGKTVMVGFKAIDHSGNEAICMVNVEVQDKEAPQISCPPNITVDCRFDIDFNNLDVFGKVVTEQADRDTIIIDPIYWHQIGGHPLDGLAKDNCPPTIVNTPDFSNINQCGLGYIIRYFNAEDLQGNVSNYCSQFITIINHDTFDINDIDFPDDYATSGICNPAELLPERLTYPYNKPVVNDDECSLIGYSYHDHVLSATLPGDPCFKIIRVWKVIDWCQRDIDGNVIIWTDTQYIKVTNLIDPIIKRVSQDTVICSYDVNCRPIPVIFSIEASDDCTDSTLMLYTYKIDLDSDGTIDIVRAGIGENVAQGVWPIGKHIVKWEVEDRCGNTAKASFILDLRNCKPPTAYCLNGLSTNLTPMDLDGDGIPDTAMDSVWAKDFDAGSYHNCGYYVSLSFSSDTNDKYIVYDCDSIGKRDVELWVTDVNGNTSYCRTFIIIQDNSGFCPPTIKNSDVNGLVSTEKADRVQNVTIELLNGGMQEVKTDIEGKYAFNQIANGQTMTVMPSKTDGWLNGVTTADIVKIQRHILGLEPLSSAYKMIAADVNKSKTITSKDVSDLRRLILGITNEISGNTSWRFVHQLYSFNELSNALNESFPESYQINPLNADMQLDFYAIKTGDVNENAVTKGFNATQSRSKQVLELQTEELKLNKEESGELEMRVLNGSGYEGLQFSLQWDVKQLEVLGVEVNGELRIRDDNYSLQGIGEGKLSFSWNGGMKDGDWIIRIQVRAKAALRVSEVMVLNSVITPALSVVKGSEEEGNVVLSYRGMLEEEFVVLQNEPNPWTHQTSIGMLLPQNGEVTISVYDITGKVYLKERKEMRKGYNEYSLDKSQLPNAGVYYYQVDYRNNTITKKMVIID